In Saccharomyces eubayanus strain FM1318 chromosome XV, whole genome shotgun sequence, a single window of DNA contains:
- the ERG7 gene encoding lanosterol synthase ERG7, protein MTEFYSEKIGLPKTDPRRWRLRTDESGRESWEYLTPEQAANDPPSTFTQWLLQDPDFPQPHPEKNKHSPDFSAFDACHNGASFFKLLQEPDSGIFPCQYKGPMFMTIGYVAVSYIAGIQIPEHERIELIRYIVNTAHPVDGGWGLHSVDKSTVFGTVLNYVILRLLGLSKNHPVCVKARDTLLRLGGAIGAPHWGKVWLSALNLYKWEGVNPAPPETWLLPYSLPIHPGRWWVHTRGVYIPVSYLSLVKFVCPMTPLLEELRGEIYVKPFDKINFSNHRNTVCGVDLYYPHSKILNIANCFVVFYEKYLRNRFIYSLSKRKVYDLIKKEIENTDSLCIAPVNQAFCALVTLIEEGVDSKAFKDFQYRFKDALFHGPQGMTIMGTNGVQTWDCAFAIQYFFTAGLAERPEFYNTIVSAYKFLCRSQFDTECVPGSFRDKRKGAWGFSTKTQGYTVSDCTAESIKAIIMVRNSPVFSDVHHLITNERLFEGVDVLLNLQNIGSFEYGSFATYEKIKAPLAMENLNPAEVFGNIMVEYPYVECTDSSVLGLTYFHKFFDYKKEEISTCIRIAIEYIKKSQLPEGGWYGSWGICFTYAGMFALEALHTVGETYENSSTVRKGCDFLVSKQMKDGGWGESMKSSELHSYVDSEDSLVVQTAWALIALLFAEYPKREVIDRGIELLKHRQEESGEWKFESVEGVFNHSCAIEYPSYRFLFPIKALGMYTKAYEPDCF, encoded by the coding sequence ATGACAGAATTTtattctgaaaaaatcgGTCTTCCAAAGACAGATCCACGTCGCTGGAGATTAAGAACTGATGAATCAGGCCGAGAAAGCTGGGAATACTTGACGCCTGAGCAAGCAGCTAACGACCCGCCATCCACTTTCACACAATGGCTTCTTCAAGATCCAGACTTTCCTCAACCCCACccagaaaaaaacaagcaTTCACCAGACTTTTCGGCTTTCGATGCCTGCCATAACGGTGcatctttcttcaaactcTTGCAAGAGCCCGATTCTGGTATTTTCCCATGTCAATATAAAGGGCCCATGTTCATGACAATTGGTTATGTTGCTGTGAGCTATATTGCTGGCATTCAAATTCCTGAACATGAAAGGATAGAATTAATCAGATACATCGTGAACACGGCACATCCCGTCGATGGTGGTTGGGGGTTGCACTCCGTGGACAAATCTACTGTTTTTGGTACTGTACTGAACTATGTTATTTTGCGTCTGTTAGGCCTATCGAAAAATCATCCCGTTTGTGTCAAGGCAAGAGATACTTTATTAAGATTAGGCGGTGCTATTGGTGCGCCACACTGGGGCAAAGTTTGGCTAAGTGCATTAAACTTGTATAAATGGGAAGGTGTTAACCCTGCTCCTCCTGAAACTTGGCTACTTCCGTACTCATTGCCTATTCATCCAGGAAGATGGTGGGTTCATACTAGAGGCGTTTACATTCCAGTCAGTTACCTGTCATTGGTAAAGTTTGTATGTCCCATGACTCCTcttcttgaagaattgaGGGGTGAAATTTACGTCAAACCATTTGATAAGATTAACTTTTCTAACCACAGAAACACTGTGTGTGGAGTGGATTTATATTATCCACACtctaaaattttgaatattgcaaattgttttgttgtATTTTACGAAAAATACTTGAGAAATCGATTCATTTATTCCTTATCCAAGAGAAAAGTTTACGACCTGattaaaaaggaaattgaaaataccGATTCTTTGTGTATAGCACCTGTTAATCAAGCATTTTGTGCCCTTGTTACCTTAATTGAAGAAGGTGTAGATTCAAAAGCCTTCAAAGATTTCCAATACAGATTCAAGGATGCATTGTTTCATGGCCCACAGGGCATGACCATTATGGGAACCAACGGTGTGCAAACTTGGGACTGTGCATTTGCcattcaatatttttttactgcTGGTCTGGCAGAAAGACCGGAATTTTATAACACAATTGTCTCCGCTTATAAATTCTTGTGTCGTTCTCAGTTTGACACTGAATGCGTTCCTGGTAGTTTTAgagacaaaagaaaaggtgCTTGGggtttttcaacaaagacTCAAGGTTATACGGTTTCTGACTGTACTGCAGAATCGATCAAGGCTATTATCATGGTAAGAAACTCTCCGGTCTTTAGTGACGTACATCATTTGATCACCAATGAACGCTTATTTGAGGGTGTTGATGTACTATTGAATTTACAAAACATCGGCTCTTTTGAATATGGCTCCTTCGCCActtatgaaaaaatcaaagcgCCACTGGCCATGGAGAACTTGAATCCAGCTGAAGTTTTCGGTAACATCATGGTAGAATACCCATACGTGGAGTGCACAGATTCTTCCGTTCTTGGACTGACCTACTTCCATAAGTTTTTTGACtataaaaaagaggaaatatCTACATGTATCAGAATCGCTATTGAATACATCAAGAAGTCTCAACTACCAGAGGGAGGTTGGTATGGAAGCTGGGGTATTTGCTTCACCTATGCAGGTATGTTTGCGTTGGAAGCACTACACACTGTGGGAGAAACATACGAAAATTCCTCGACGGTGAGAAAAGGTTGTGATTTCCTGGTGAGCAAGCAGATGAAAGACGGTGGTTGGGGTGAATCGATGAAGTCTAGTGAGTTGCATAGTTATGTGGATAGTGAAGACTCTCTAGTCGTCCAAACAGCATGGGCACTGATTGCACTGCTTTTTGCTGAATACCCGAAAAGAGAGGTCATTGACCGAGGTATTGAGCTTTTAAAGCATAGACAAGAAGAATCCGGAGAATGGAAATTTGAGAGCGTAGAAGGTGTTTTTAATCATTCCTGTGCAATCG
- the PCL5 gene encoding Pcl5p, which produces MYENHRFTPDSKEFGVVVKGKNLSTSSNPYQTPPTETNSTPPPPQLSSIKRKTNLAIIISNFASEISRPLSNSKIDNSPQNILKFLNEVFKRSKCSKENAVLATFYFQKIYQSNIGDEPSLPEFSRCSKRIFLSCLILSHKFLNDNTYSMKNWQIISGLHAKDLSLMERWCLGKLDYQLAVPYSDLLLWETNTLMKKSHHIATPIITLPKRARDYBQDCNAHSRKLLKSH; this is translated from the coding sequence atgTATGAAAATCATAGATTCACTCCGGATTCTAAAGAGTttggtgttgttgttaAAGGTAAGAATCTCTCCACTAGCAGTAACCCCTACCAGACCCCTCCCACTGAGACAAACAGCactcctcctcctcctcaACTTAGTTCCATTAAGAGGAAGACAAATTTAGCAATTATTATATCAAATTTTGCATCCGAAATTAGTCGGCCTCTCTCAAACAGCAAAATCGACAACTCCCCTCAAAACATTCTAAAATTCTTAAATGAAGTCTTTAAAAGATCAAAGTGTAGCAAGGAAAACGCTGTCCTGGCCACCTTTTATTTCCAGAAGATCTACCAATCCAACATAGGAGACGAGCCCTCGCTGCCTGAATTCTCGCGCTGCTCCAAGAGGATATTCCTCTCTTGTCTTATTCTGTCCCACAAGTTTCTGAACGACAACACCTACTCGATGAAGAACTGGCAGATTATAAGCGGGCTGCACGCCAAGGATCTCTCCCTCATGGAAAGATGGTGCCTTGGGAAACTGGATTACCAGCTAGCCGTTCCATACAGCGATCTCTTGCTGTGGGAAACAAACactttgatgaagaaatcacACCATATCGCAACCCCCATCATCACTTTGCCAAAGAGAGCCAGAGATTATRATCAAGATTGTAATGCTCACTCTAGAAAACTACTAAAATCTCACTAA